One genomic region from Epinephelus moara isolate mb chromosome 8, YSFRI_EMoa_1.0, whole genome shotgun sequence encodes:
- the LOC126393888 gene encoding LOW QUALITY PROTEIN: dematin-like (The sequence of the model RefSeq protein was modified relative to this genomic sequence to represent the inferred CDS: substituted 1 base at 1 genomic stop codon) codes for MMPKQLAQTSPGSVLSLRGSSVPGSPAAAIVARVEDGVIGYKDLAALPRDKAILDIERPDLMIYQPHYSYSPLERSLSPRSISPPASPEKESREWLENRSPGGSSPCSTIQTSRTHSTHTPPTPNTPNTPHTHISSTKSTMQHFHRPENGTNIYKKPPIYKQEACVSSQLPQGKHIVDLIIESSKFPAAQPPDPNQPSKIETEHWPCPPSLAVIEKEWRKKDGRDEDEEEDGELDDELWGLRALQKQELNKIQSNLGKIILKEELEKSAPLRRKTRSLPDRSQHTGSNATKSVYFPASSKSGLSRVSAAPQNRPIRAELTDDDVDVXHVCVCFQLQSAEFSSSEKTPADLQNGDSRMDRGNSLPSMLDHKICPYEVLVVTHRGRSKLPPGVDRTRLERHLSQEEFFSVFGMSIEEFDSLSLWKRNDLKKKVCLF; via the exons ATGATGCCCAAG cagctGGCTCAGACGTCTCCAGGGAGCGTGTTGTCGCTGAGAGGGTCGAGCGTCCCGGGATCCCCCGCCGCCGCCATCGtg gCCAGGGTGGAGGACGGGGTCATCGGCTATAAGGACTTGGCAGCGTTACCCAGAGACAAAGCCATCCTGGACATAGAGAGACCAGATCTGATGATCTACCAGCCGCACTACAGCTACAGCCCGCTGGAG AGGTCCTTGTCTCCTCgctccatctctcctcctgcctccccAGAG AAGGAGTCCAGGGAGTGGCTGGAGAACCGTTCTCCCGGAGGCTCCTCCCCTTGTTCCACCATCCAGACCAGCagaacacacagcacacacacaccgcccacaccaaacacaccaaacacaccacacacacacatctccagcACCAAGAGCACCATGCAGCACTTCCACAGGCCGG AAAATGGCACCAACATCTATAAGAAGCCTCCCATCTACAAACAAG AAGCGTGTGTGTCCTCTCAGCTCCCTCAGGGGAAACACATCGTGGATTTGATCATCGAGTCCTCAAAGTTTCCAGCAGCTCAGCCTCCGGACCCGAACCAGCCCTCCAAGATCGAGACCGAGCACTGGCCCTGCCCCCCCTCGCTGGCTGTGATTG AGAAGGAGTGGAGGAAGAAGGATGGGAGggatgaagatgaggaggaggatggagagctGGATGACGAGCTGTGGGGACTCAGAGCTCTTCAGAAACAGGAACTCAACAAG ATTCAGTCTAATCTGGGAAAAATCATCctgaaggaggagctggagaaatCTGCTCCTCTGAGGAGGAAAACTCGATCGCTGCCCGACCGCAGCcaacacacag GGTCCAACGCAACCAAGTCGGTGTATTTCCCAGCATCCTCTAAGAgcggcctgtccagggtgagTGCTGCTCCACAGAATCgtccaatcagagcagagcttACTGATGATGACGTTGATGtctgacatgtttgtgtttgttttcagctgcagtcgGCAGAGTTCAGCTCCTCGGAGAAAACTCCTGCAG ATCTTCAG aaCGGAGACTCCAGGATGGACCGAGGGAACTCTCTGCCCAGCATGTTGGATCACAAG ATTTGCCCCTATGAGGTGCTGGTGGTGACTCACAGAGGGCGGAGCAAACTGCCCCCAGGTGTGGACAGAACCAGGCTGGAG CGCCACCTCTCTCAGGAGGAGTTCTTCAGTGTTTTCGGGATGTCCATCGAGGAGTTCGACAGCCTCTCTCTGTGGAAGAGGAACGACCTGAAGAAGAAAGTCTGTCTCTTCTGA